One part of the Neoarius graeffei isolate fNeoGra1 chromosome 2, fNeoGra1.pri, whole genome shotgun sequence genome encodes these proteins:
- the LOC132875569 gene encoding P2Y purinoceptor 1-like, which produces MIHFLINNSYNPEHHEKALLDYPNETTPLCSQFRVGRWYCSILLVLFVIGLPVGLLGNMAAIVNYTCCRQPWNTGTVFLLNLALCDITWLLLLPITVYFTLCQTHIKGMNIFCQFKNMFFTINVYGSIFFLALISFDRYAGMVHPISSLRWWDGKKACLCSVFTWIFLILGCIPDLFMTFDMNRPGNITICTDHIHSPFSYVMTISLMRALVGFLLPFMVMGAFYTQMIKVLRSMPGRKALRMQSSAPRRTGKPLLLITAALVVFLLSYAPYHIMIVTLVFMRFIGKVTTENMKTLYIAYEFLEALCSVSSCLDPVLYILASQNFQQRWRRQKMAMARLCCRDTRRVGVQKPL; this is translated from the exons ATGATCCATTTTCTCATCAATAACTCTTATAATCCTG AACACCATGAGAAAGCACTCCTGGATTACCCCAATGAGACCACACCATTGTGCAGTCAGTTCAGGGTTGGTAGGTGGTACTGCTCTATCTTGCTGGTCTTATTTGTCATCGGTCTACCAGTGGGGTTGCTGGGTAACATGGCGGCCATCGTAAACTACACATGCTGTCGACAACCTTGGAACACAGGGACGGTGTTTCTGCTAAACTTGGCGCTGTGCGACATCACCTGGCTCCTTTTGCTGCCAATTACAGTTTACTTCACCCTGTGTCAGACACATATAAAAGGCATGAACATCTTCTGCCAGTTCAAGAACATGTTCTTCACCATCAATGTGTACGGTAGCATCTTCTTCCTGGCTCTAATAAGTTTTGATCGTTATGCTGGTATGGTCCACCCGATCAGCTCCCTGCGCTGGTGGGATGGTAAAAAAGCCTGCCTCTGCTCCGTTTTCACCTGGATCTTCCTCATTTTGGGttgcattccagatttattcatgACCTTTGACATGAACCGTCCTGGCAACATTACAATCTGCACGGACCACATCCACAGCCCATTCTCTTATGTGATGACCATCTCGCTAATGCGGGCGCTGGTGGGTTTCCTGCTGCCATTTATGGTGATGGGGGCCTTTTACACCCAGATGATAAAGGTGTTGAGGAGCATGCCAGGAAGGAAGGCCTTGAGAATGCAGAGTTCAGCTCCCCGCAGAACTGGGAAGCCGCTCCTTCTGATAACGGCAGCTTTGGTGGTTTTCTTGTTGTCTTATGCCCCCTACCATATCATGATTGTGACTTTAGTGTTCATGCGATTCATTGGCAAGGTGACAACTGAAAACATGAAGACACTCTACATAGCCTACGAGTTCCTGGAGGCCTTGTGCAGTGTGAGCAGCTGTCTGGACCCTGTGCTCTACATTCTTGCCAGCCAGAACTTCCAGCAGAGATGGAGGAGGCAGAAGATGGCCATGGCACGCCTGTGCTGCAGGGACACCAGGAGGGTGGGTGTTCAGAAGCCACTGTGA